The Lineus longissimus chromosome 2, tnLinLong1.2, whole genome shotgun sequence genome window below encodes:
- the LOC135483443 gene encoding glycosylated lysosomal membrane protein B-like gives MANSSRRSSLLFILRFIVISWSFFWFNVSCDDTSNRKVSMKFNPGCNMTVCTSGVNGSFVNVAHVSAVGSQDSLHYVMSTIGKPTVLVARINNQLKDLSINWEKLLSKNISDLHNSVTFDPEPIYSFAVVFNRLIEYNDTHDDSTLAKAWSNSTKVHNFPEFKWSSAEKESNTTSQTIVFKTSPESSNFFENGSLSFSIRFFNRTGREDSLPHLLFNDNMTMFDFTIDHMKPSYTNSRFALEMIMVTSDKPDDKMTVITKKSLDDEYTPGIFKIVDWRSHPDQLGAYMQWKPVCYKKNVRTMADSTSTRMYDLQDVTTIPERSLASAYFGKELTERKIAMKANNISFGLTGDKFYIDTNYTSWTAGIGYGAPSDETMSILVIAIIGAGLGIPAVIMIIGGIIVCMKKRQGQTDSPQFHHGYTTINA, from the exons ATGGCGAACAGTAGCAGAAGATCAAGTTTGTTATTTATTTTACGATTTATTGTGATTTCATGGTCTTTTTTCTGGTTCAATGTTTCCTGTGACGATACATCTAATAGAAAG GTTTCTATGAAGTTCAACCCTGGATGTAACATGACAGTATGTACATCAGGGGTGAATGGATCATTTGTCAATGTTGCTCATGTTTCCGCTGTCGGCTCCCAAGATTCTCTACATTATGTGATGAGTACTATTGGCAAACCAACAGTTCTTGTGGCGAGAATAAACAACCAACTCAAAGACTTGTCAATCAACTGGGAAAAACTCCTTTCCAAGAATATAAGCGACCTACACAATTCTGTGACATTTGACCCGGAGCCAATCTATTCATTTGCTGTAGTATTTAATAGG CTGATTGAGTACAATGACACCCATGACGATTCTACACTAGCTAAGGCCTGGAGCAATAGTACTAAAGTTCACAACTTTCCAGAATTCAAATGGAGCAGTGCAGAGAAAGAGTCAAATACAACATCTCAAACAATTGTCTTCAAAACTTCACCTGAATCTTCGAATTTCTTTGAAAATGGATCATTGTCTTTCAGT ATACGTTTTTTCAACAGAACTGGTCGGGAAGATTCCCTGCCTCATCTtcttttcaatgataacatgaCCATGTTTGATTTCACTATTGATCACATGAAACCTTCGTACACCAACAGCAGATTTGCTTTGGAGATGATCATGGTCACGTCGGATAAACCAGATGATAAGATGACTGTTATCACAAAGAAGTCTCTTGATGATGAATACACACCAGGAATCTTTAAG ATTGTTGACTGGCGTTCCCACCCTGACCAGTTGGGAGCCTACATGCAATGGAAACCTGTTTGTTATAAGAAAAATGTGAGAACAATGGCCGATTCCACGTCAACTCGAATGTATGATCTCCAAGATGTTACCACTATTCCAGAGAGAAGCTTGGCATCTGCTTACTTTGGGAAAGAACTGACTGAGAGGAAGATCGCTATGAAGGCCAACAACATCTCTTTTGGTTTGACAGGGGACAAGTTTTATATTGACACAAACTACACTTCATG gactgctggtattggttATGGAGCACCAAGTGATGAAACCATGTCCATCCTCGTCATAGCAATAATTGGTGCTGGACTTGGTATCCCTGCTGTCATTATGATCATCGGAGGTATCATCGTGTGCATGAAGAAGAGACAAGGACAGACTGATTCTCCACAATTCCACCATGGCTATACAACGATCAATGCTTAA